The following nucleotide sequence is from Armatimonadota bacterium.
GATCCATCAATGGGTTGCCTTGGCGCTTGAGCAAGTCGAGCGGGCTTTCGAGAAATCGGCCAGGTCCGAAAAGGTTTCCCAGCGGGCCGAAGCCAAGATCAACGAACTCAAAGACCAACGGATTAGGAAGCTCGAAGAGAAGTTGATTCACAAGAATGAGGTGATCGCAGAACTCATGGAGGAGAACGTCAAGGCAAAAAAAGCCAATGGGGACCTCTAGAAGGCGTTTGGGTCCCCCA
It contains:
- a CDS encoding transposase gives rise to the protein MTKTRRKFTAEQKAAIVRRHLKDKEPISSIAEELSIQPTQIHQWVALALEQVERAFEKSARSEKVSQRAEAKINELKDQRIRKLEEKLIHKNEVIAELMEENVKAKKANGDL